Proteins from a single region of Bombus huntii isolate Logan2020A chromosome 2, iyBomHunt1.1, whole genome shotgun sequence:
- the LOC126875963 gene encoding ATPase family AAA domain-containing protein 2-like isoform X2, with protein MTHTHIHARSCSRLIYKIMSDDDVALDSMDTEEDIFSPRNRSLGSNARRVKSLRTLRSHSNSTSHISMNNLSVRRSTRHRMQTYDNLNTSWILGTQTLKGYPMFQQHGSSSDKEMVDEVPERKRDVRERMPLRSRENHPPNKNSRHIRERTEHDRQNNRELRGRGDRDLREKTEQDKDIRDLKDRQERERTEREHKDKMETRSKSNEEKDVRTRKSDSPSRLREGPATRLGGNLSEKDVKPKVERVEADEDSSQESEKPENNDNSENEDGYEDMYTRIKRTRRTAQRQLPRVVDSDLSESSDSPGPRKYSLRQKKPAVDRFQANVEPVRRSIKALRSVLSNSMRRRKHRSKSTSSSDSSDSEPQRYDKKKSKKARQSAIPQGGPPDRKADINPITLDTNIRFNDVGGLESHIHCLKEMVVFPMMYPDVFERFHITPPKGVLFHGPPGTGKTLIARALANECSQGSRKMSFFMRKGADCLSKWVGESERQLRLLFEQAQQMKPSIIFFDEIDGLAPVRSTKQDQIHASIVSTLLALMDGLSDRGEVIVIGATNRIDAIDPALRRPGRFDRELFFPLPAMKERLEILKIHVSKWKNPPPDQLLEVLAEKATGYCGSDLRALCTEAVLQGLRRTYPQIYITNNRLLLDPERIKVKKRDFLQASSILVPSSQRVSPCARRKLQLFMEPLLGPLLEELLNSIKGIFPQGVNSAMAKVKITKGIHRPRLLISGGNLSEGQGPHLAQALLYHMEHLPIQTLDVSTLFAESGRSPEETCVQVFNEAARNVPSIIYIRSIDQWWPLVPETVKAVFLCRIAALDPSLPILILATSDRTYQDLPTQLQSLFSELRSEVYSMKTPTAEQRSKFFRPIFMVQSLKPPKIKDDKVEVLEELPLAPDPLPKKLTEEEKKIIYEKEEVSLRELRIFLREICAKLARNRQFFMFTKPVDTEEVPDYNMIIKQPMDLETMMTKIDMHCYLCARDFLDDIDLICRNALEYNPDSLRDRPSLGILKRDPADKLIRHRACSLRDNAYALIKAELDSDFEDKCREISKNRKIIESTSNNEVENKNQSKAEQSTSGTERTDKKDTASPSHSLIVNGRRYNNSRKRRIPAWARGYVKKVHKKKKIAFDENVTVSDNKVCLSNEATSIDLEKFQEFETEANSVLNGHVPLFDNSDSENDSQNESSKDMQGIQSNNVSDQHIDEIENMDICFTEEEKNAENSASNSSSRRGSIDELSFAIESDSSPARFEETERFLVDRNELENAWQTTVEITKDFPVEVLCDIYVQLSRCVGKYAQSYDRKSLPKELLKEVKRFEEFKTTYEKVHHVANQTDIL; from the exons atgacacacacacatatacacgCACGCTCGTGCAGTAGATTAATATACAAG ATAATGTCAGATGATGATGTTGCATTGGACTCAATGGATACAGAAGAAGATATCTTTTCTCCAAGAAACCGTAGCCTGGGCTCTAATGCCAGAAGGGTTAAAAGTTTGCGTACTTTACGATCACATTCAAATTCTACTTCTCATATATCTATGAATAACTTAAGTGTGCGCCGTAGCACACGTCATAGAATGCAAACATATGATAATCTTAATACTAGCTGGATTTTAG GTACACAAACATTGAAAggttatcctatgttccaacAGCATGGTTCTTCATCTGACAAAGAAATGGTGGATGAAGTTCCTGAAAGAAAACGTGATGTTAGAGAGCGCATGCCTCTTAGATCACGTGAAAATCACCCTCCAAATAAAAACTCTAGACATATTAGAGAAAGAACAGAACATGACAGACAAAATAATAGAGAACTTAGAGGAAGAGGTGATCGTGATCTTAGAGAAAAAACAGAGCAAGACAAAGATATTAGAGATCTCAAGGATAGGCAGGAAAGGGAAAGAACAGAGAGGGAACATAAAGATAAAATGGAAACCAGAAGTAAATCTAATGAGGAAAAGGATGTAAG GACAAGAAAATCTGATAGTCCAAGTAGACTTAGAGAAGGACCTGCTACAAGACTTGGTGGAAATTTAAGTGAAAAGGATGTGAAGCCTAAAGTAGAACGTGTTGAAGCTGATGAAGATAGCTCACAAGAAAGTGAGAAACCTGAAAATAACGATAATTCTGAAAATGAAGAT GGTTATGAAGATATGTATACCCGTATTAAACGAACTAGAAGGACAGCACAACGGCAATTACCAAGGG tgGTAGATAGTGATTTAAGTGAATCTTCCGATTCCCCCGGTCCTAGAAAGTATAGTTTACGTCAGAAAAAACCAGCTGTAGATAGATTTCAAGCTAATGTAGAACCAGTTCGACGATCTATAAAGGCACTTAGAAGTGTTCTTAGTAATTCCATGAGAAGGCGTAAACATAGAAGCAAAAGTACAAGCTCTAGTGATTCCAGTGATTCAGAACCTCAACGTTATGATaagaagaaaagtaaaaaagcaaG GCAATCAGCAATACCTCAAGGTGGACCACCTGATCGTAAAGCAGATATAAATCCAATTACTTTAGATACTAATATTAGATTCAATGATGTTGGCGGCTTAGAATCACATATTCACTGCCTTAAAGAAATGGTTGTTTTTCCTATGATGTATCCAGATGTTTTTGAACGTTTTCATATTACCCCACCAAAAGGAGTATTATTTCATGGTCCACCAG gAACTGGTAAGACGTTGATAGCTAGAGCATTGGCAAATGAATGTAGTCAAGGCAGTAGAAAAATGTCGTTCTTTATGAGAAAGGGCGCAGATTGTCTATCTAAGTGGGTCGGGGAATCCGAACGCCAGTTGCGATTGTTATTTGAGCAGGCTCAACAAATGAAACCGTCCATAATATTTTTTGATGAAATAGATGGCCTTGCACCTGTTCGAAGTACGAAACAGGATCAAATCCATGCTAGTATTGTATCTACTCTTTTGGCGCTTATGGATGGCCTCAGTGATAGGGGAGAg GTAATAGTTATTGGAGCAACAAATAGAATAGATGCCATTGATCCAGCATTACGTAGGCCAGGTCGTTTCGATCGGgaattattttttcctttacCTGCTATGAAAGAAAGACTAGAGATATTGAAAATTCACGTTAGCAAGTGGAAAAATCCCCCACCTGATCAATTGTTAGAGGTATTAGCTGAAAAAGCGACAGGTTATTGTGGCTCGGACTTGAGAGCTTTATGCACTGAAGCAGTTTTGCAAGGATTGCGAAGAACTTATCcgcaaatatatataacaaataataggTTACTTTTAGATCCTGAACGAATCAAa gtGAAAAAACGGGATTTTTTACAAGCTAGTTCCATTCTTGTACCATCATCACAAAGAGTGTCACCTTGTGCTAGAAGAAAATTGCAACTTTTTATGGAACCCTTATTAGGACCTTTATTGGAAGAGTTGCTTAACTCGATAAAAGGAATATTTCCACAAGGAGTTAATTCTGCTATGGCAaa AGTGAAAATTACTAAAGGAATTCATCGTCCAAGGCTATTAATTTCCGGTGGAAATTTGTCTGAGGGTCAAGGACCACATTTAGCACAAgcattattatatcatatggAACATCTACCAATTCAAACATTAGATGTTAGCACTCTTTTTGCAGAAAGTGGACGATCGCCGGAAGAAACCTGCGTTCAG gTGTTTAATGAAGCTGCCAGGAATGTGCCGTCCATAATTTATATTCGGTCGATTGATCAGTGGTGGCCACTTGTACCTGAAACTGTAAAAGCAGTTTTTTTGTGTCGTATTGCAGCACTTGATCCTTCTTTACCCATTTTAATTTTAGCCACAAGTGATAGAACATATCAGGATCTTCCTACTCAACTTCAAAGTCTGTTTAGCGAACTTCGTAGTGAAGTTTATTCTATGAAAACACCAACAGCAGAGCAAAGATCCAAATTCTTCCGACCTATTTTCATGGTTCAGAGCTTGAAGCCACCGAAAATAAAAGATGACAAAGTAGAAGTTCTAGAGGAGCTTCCTTTAGCACCAGATCCTTTACCAAAGAAATTaacggaagaagaaaagaaaataatatatgaaaaagaagaagtttCGTTAAGAGAATTAAGAATTTTCTTGAGGGAAATTTGTGCAAAACTTGCAAGAAATAGACA ATTCTTCATGTTTACAAAACCAGTAGATACGGAAGAAGTACCAGATTATAACATGATAATAAAACAACCTATGGATTTAGAAACCATGATGACAAAAATCGATATGCATTGTTACCTTTGTGCTCGAGATTTTCTTGATGATATCGATCTCATTTGTAGAAATGCTTTGGAATATAATCCTGACAG CTTACGTGATAGGCCTTCCCTTGGAATATTAAAGAG AGATCCAGCTGACAAATTGATAAGACACCGTGCATGCTCTCTTCGTGATAATGCATACGCATTAATAAAAGCAGAATTGGATTCCGACTTTGAGGATAAATGTCGTGAGATTTCGAAGAATCGTAAAATTATTGAAAGTACGTCTAACAACGAGGTAGAAAATAAGAATCAGTCAAAAGCAGAGCAATCCACGTCTGGAACCGAACGAACAGATAAAAAAGACACTGCGAGTCCTAGTCATTCCTTGATTGTAAATGGAAGaagatataataattctaGAAAACGTAGAATACCAGCTTGGGCACGGGGCTATGTAAAGAAAgttcataaaaagaagaaaatcgcATTTGATGAAAATGTAACTGTATCTGATAACAAAGTATGTTTAAGTAATGAAGCGACAAGTATagatttagaaaaattccaaGAATTTGAAACTGAGGCAAACAGTGTTTTGAATGGTCATGTACCTCTGTTTGATAATTCTGATTCTGAAAACGATTCGCAAAATGAAAGTTCAAAAGACATGCAAGGAATTCAAAGCAATAATGTCAGTGATCAACATATtgatgaaattgaaaatatggATATATGTTTTacggaagaagagaagaatgCGGAAAATAGTGCATCTAATTCATCGTCTAGACGGGGAAGTATAGATGAATTATCGTTTGCTATTGAAAGTGATTCTAGTCCAGCCAGATTTGAGGAAACCGAAAGGTTTTTAGTAGATAGGAATGAATTGGAGAATGCATGGCAAACCACTGTTGAAATTACAAAGGATTTTCCTGTAGAAGTACTATGTGACATTTATGTGCAACTAAGTCGGTGTGTAGGAAAATATGCTCAGAGCTATGATAGAAAATCACTGCCAaag GAGTTGCTCAAGGAAGTGAAAAGATTTGAAGAGTTCAAGACAACGTACGAGAAAGTTCATCATGTCGCTAATCAAACCGACATATTATAA
- the LOC126875963 gene encoding ATPase family AAA domain-containing protein 2-like isoform X6, which translates to MIMSDDDVALDSMDTEEDIFSPRNRSLGSNARRVKSLRTLRSHSNSTSHISMNNLSVRRSTRHRMQTYDNLNTSWILGTQTLKGYPMFQQHGSSSDKEMVDEVPERKRDVRERMPLRSRENHPPNKNSRHIRERTEHDRQNNRELRGRGDRDLREKTEQDKDIRDLKDRQERERTEREHKDKMETRSKSNEEKDVRTRKSDSPSRLREGPATRLGGNLSEKDVKPKVERVEADEDSSQESEKPENNDNSENEDGYEDMYTRIKRTRRTAQRQLPRGKKLTVVDSDLSESSDSPGPRKYSLRQKKPAVDRFQANVEPVRRSIKALRSVLSNSMRRRKHRSKSTSSSDSSDSEPQRYDKKKSKKARQSAIPQGGPPDRKADINPITLDTNIRFNDVGGLESHIHCLKEMVVFPMMYPDVFERFHITPPKGVLFHGPPGTGKTLIARALANECSQGSRKMSFFMRKGADCLSKWVGESERQLRLLFEQAQQMKPSIIFFDEIDGLAPVRSTKQDQIHASIVSTLLALMDGLSDRGEVIVIGATNRIDAIDPALRRPGRFDRELFFPLPAMKERLEILKIHVSKWKNPPPDQLLEVLAEKATGYCGSDLRALCTEAVLQGLRRTYPQIYITNNRLLLDPERIKVKKRDFLQASSILVPSSQRVSPCARRKLQLFMEPLLGPLLEELLNSIKGIFPQGVNSAMAKVKITKGIHRPRLLISGGNLSEGQGPHLAQALLYHMEHLPIQTLDVSTLFAESGRSPEETCVQVFNEAARNVPSIIYIRSIDQWWPLVPETVKAVFLCRIAALDPSLPILILATSDRTYQDLPTQLQSLFSELRSEVYSMKTPTAEQRSKFFRPIFMVQSLKPPKIKDDKVEVLEELPLAPDPLPKKLTEEEKKIIYEKEEVSLRELRIFLREICAKLARNRQFFMFTKPVDTEEVPDYNMIIKQPMDLETMMTKIDMHCYLCARDFLDDIDLICRNALEYNPDSLRDRPSLGILKRDPADKLIRHRACSLRDNAYALIKAELDSDFEDKCREISKNRKIIESTSNNEVENKNQSKAEQSTSGTERTDKKDTASPSHSLIVNGRRYNNSRKRRIPAWARGYVKKVHKKKKIAFDENVTVSDNKVCLSNEATSIDLEKFQEFETEANSVLNGHVPLFDNSDSENDSQNESSKDMQGIQSNNVSDQHIDEIENMDICFTEEEKNAENSASNSSSRRGSIDELSFAIESDSSPARFEETERFLVDRNELENAWQTTVEITKDFPVEVLCDIYVQLSRCVGKYAQSYDRKSLPKELLKEVKRFEEFKTTYEKVHHVANQTDIL; encoded by the exons ATG ATAATGTCAGATGATGATGTTGCATTGGACTCAATGGATACAGAAGAAGATATCTTTTCTCCAAGAAACCGTAGCCTGGGCTCTAATGCCAGAAGGGTTAAAAGTTTGCGTACTTTACGATCACATTCAAATTCTACTTCTCATATATCTATGAATAACTTAAGTGTGCGCCGTAGCACACGTCATAGAATGCAAACATATGATAATCTTAATACTAGCTGGATTTTAG GTACACAAACATTGAAAggttatcctatgttccaacAGCATGGTTCTTCATCTGACAAAGAAATGGTGGATGAAGTTCCTGAAAGAAAACGTGATGTTAGAGAGCGCATGCCTCTTAGATCACGTGAAAATCACCCTCCAAATAAAAACTCTAGACATATTAGAGAAAGAACAGAACATGACAGACAAAATAATAGAGAACTTAGAGGAAGAGGTGATCGTGATCTTAGAGAAAAAACAGAGCAAGACAAAGATATTAGAGATCTCAAGGATAGGCAGGAAAGGGAAAGAACAGAGAGGGAACATAAAGATAAAATGGAAACCAGAAGTAAATCTAATGAGGAAAAGGATGTAAG GACAAGAAAATCTGATAGTCCAAGTAGACTTAGAGAAGGACCTGCTACAAGACTTGGTGGAAATTTAAGTGAAAAGGATGTGAAGCCTAAAGTAGAACGTGTTGAAGCTGATGAAGATAGCTCACAAGAAAGTGAGAAACCTGAAAATAACGATAATTCTGAAAATGAAGAT GGTTATGAAGATATGTATACCCGTATTAAACGAACTAGAAGGACAGCACAACGGCAATTACCAAGGGGTAAGAAACTTACAG tgGTAGATAGTGATTTAAGTGAATCTTCCGATTCCCCCGGTCCTAGAAAGTATAGTTTACGTCAGAAAAAACCAGCTGTAGATAGATTTCAAGCTAATGTAGAACCAGTTCGACGATCTATAAAGGCACTTAGAAGTGTTCTTAGTAATTCCATGAGAAGGCGTAAACATAGAAGCAAAAGTACAAGCTCTAGTGATTCCAGTGATTCAGAACCTCAACGTTATGATaagaagaaaagtaaaaaagcaaG GCAATCAGCAATACCTCAAGGTGGACCACCTGATCGTAAAGCAGATATAAATCCAATTACTTTAGATACTAATATTAGATTCAATGATGTTGGCGGCTTAGAATCACATATTCACTGCCTTAAAGAAATGGTTGTTTTTCCTATGATGTATCCAGATGTTTTTGAACGTTTTCATATTACCCCACCAAAAGGAGTATTATTTCATGGTCCACCAG gAACTGGTAAGACGTTGATAGCTAGAGCATTGGCAAATGAATGTAGTCAAGGCAGTAGAAAAATGTCGTTCTTTATGAGAAAGGGCGCAGATTGTCTATCTAAGTGGGTCGGGGAATCCGAACGCCAGTTGCGATTGTTATTTGAGCAGGCTCAACAAATGAAACCGTCCATAATATTTTTTGATGAAATAGATGGCCTTGCACCTGTTCGAAGTACGAAACAGGATCAAATCCATGCTAGTATTGTATCTACTCTTTTGGCGCTTATGGATGGCCTCAGTGATAGGGGAGAg GTAATAGTTATTGGAGCAACAAATAGAATAGATGCCATTGATCCAGCATTACGTAGGCCAGGTCGTTTCGATCGGgaattattttttcctttacCTGCTATGAAAGAAAGACTAGAGATATTGAAAATTCACGTTAGCAAGTGGAAAAATCCCCCACCTGATCAATTGTTAGAGGTATTAGCTGAAAAAGCGACAGGTTATTGTGGCTCGGACTTGAGAGCTTTATGCACTGAAGCAGTTTTGCAAGGATTGCGAAGAACTTATCcgcaaatatatataacaaataataggTTACTTTTAGATCCTGAACGAATCAAa gtGAAAAAACGGGATTTTTTACAAGCTAGTTCCATTCTTGTACCATCATCACAAAGAGTGTCACCTTGTGCTAGAAGAAAATTGCAACTTTTTATGGAACCCTTATTAGGACCTTTATTGGAAGAGTTGCTTAACTCGATAAAAGGAATATTTCCACAAGGAGTTAATTCTGCTATGGCAaa AGTGAAAATTACTAAAGGAATTCATCGTCCAAGGCTATTAATTTCCGGTGGAAATTTGTCTGAGGGTCAAGGACCACATTTAGCACAAgcattattatatcatatggAACATCTACCAATTCAAACATTAGATGTTAGCACTCTTTTTGCAGAAAGTGGACGATCGCCGGAAGAAACCTGCGTTCAG gTGTTTAATGAAGCTGCCAGGAATGTGCCGTCCATAATTTATATTCGGTCGATTGATCAGTGGTGGCCACTTGTACCTGAAACTGTAAAAGCAGTTTTTTTGTGTCGTATTGCAGCACTTGATCCTTCTTTACCCATTTTAATTTTAGCCACAAGTGATAGAACATATCAGGATCTTCCTACTCAACTTCAAAGTCTGTTTAGCGAACTTCGTAGTGAAGTTTATTCTATGAAAACACCAACAGCAGAGCAAAGATCCAAATTCTTCCGACCTATTTTCATGGTTCAGAGCTTGAAGCCACCGAAAATAAAAGATGACAAAGTAGAAGTTCTAGAGGAGCTTCCTTTAGCACCAGATCCTTTACCAAAGAAATTaacggaagaagaaaagaaaataatatatgaaaaagaagaagtttCGTTAAGAGAATTAAGAATTTTCTTGAGGGAAATTTGTGCAAAACTTGCAAGAAATAGACA ATTCTTCATGTTTACAAAACCAGTAGATACGGAAGAAGTACCAGATTATAACATGATAATAAAACAACCTATGGATTTAGAAACCATGATGACAAAAATCGATATGCATTGTTACCTTTGTGCTCGAGATTTTCTTGATGATATCGATCTCATTTGTAGAAATGCTTTGGAATATAATCCTGACAG CTTACGTGATAGGCCTTCCCTTGGAATATTAAAGAG AGATCCAGCTGACAAATTGATAAGACACCGTGCATGCTCTCTTCGTGATAATGCATACGCATTAATAAAAGCAGAATTGGATTCCGACTTTGAGGATAAATGTCGTGAGATTTCGAAGAATCGTAAAATTATTGAAAGTACGTCTAACAACGAGGTAGAAAATAAGAATCAGTCAAAAGCAGAGCAATCCACGTCTGGAACCGAACGAACAGATAAAAAAGACACTGCGAGTCCTAGTCATTCCTTGATTGTAAATGGAAGaagatataataattctaGAAAACGTAGAATACCAGCTTGGGCACGGGGCTATGTAAAGAAAgttcataaaaagaagaaaatcgcATTTGATGAAAATGTAACTGTATCTGATAACAAAGTATGTTTAAGTAATGAAGCGACAAGTATagatttagaaaaattccaaGAATTTGAAACTGAGGCAAACAGTGTTTTGAATGGTCATGTACCTCTGTTTGATAATTCTGATTCTGAAAACGATTCGCAAAATGAAAGTTCAAAAGACATGCAAGGAATTCAAAGCAATAATGTCAGTGATCAACATATtgatgaaattgaaaatatggATATATGTTTTacggaagaagagaagaatgCGGAAAATAGTGCATCTAATTCATCGTCTAGACGGGGAAGTATAGATGAATTATCGTTTGCTATTGAAAGTGATTCTAGTCCAGCCAGATTTGAGGAAACCGAAAGGTTTTTAGTAGATAGGAATGAATTGGAGAATGCATGGCAAACCACTGTTGAAATTACAAAGGATTTTCCTGTAGAAGTACTATGTGACATTTATGTGCAACTAAGTCGGTGTGTAGGAAAATATGCTCAGAGCTATGATAGAAAATCACTGCCAaag GAGTTGCTCAAGGAAGTGAAAAGATTTGAAGAGTTCAAGACAACGTACGAGAAAGTTCATCATGTCGCTAATCAAACCGACATATTATAA